A genomic region of Dehalococcoidia bacterium contains the following coding sequences:
- a CDS encoding GNAT family N-acetyltransferase: MTAKTPRRIGPIIGQSLDDRMSAHVVSNVYRRSGTEATEREHPELIVERAGNILSVDAVGGAKLIYGYENSRAFIDLFPEMFEELLPRIRSSLGAETVRFRLTHSPARPVVEPVLKRLWFTPTRDWLGFTLAKGVKLPAATVGGVRFRNAVEADLADLVRIDDEAFPKTPIGVDDMRDRLRNKRVEVLVATAGKGIAGFHLIEKPEEGVGWISVLAVAADERGRGIGRALTIRAAKRLFALGASDAGLSTDEESAPAIRLYVNLGFRQDRAGRDYSRPTDPRRIEQMRVEGEGTLIRFGGWR; this comes from the coding sequence ATGACAGCCAAGACACCGCGCCGCATCGGCCCCATCATCGGTCAGAGCCTGGACGACCGCATGTCCGCGCACGTCGTGTCGAACGTGTACCGGCGCAGCGGCACGGAGGCGACGGAGCGCGAGCACCCCGAGCTGATCGTGGAGCGAGCGGGCAACATCCTTTCGGTCGACGCGGTTGGCGGGGCGAAGCTGATCTACGGGTACGAGAATTCGCGGGCGTTCATCGACCTGTTCCCGGAGATGTTCGAGGAGTTGCTGCCGCGGATTCGCTCGTCGTTGGGCGCGGAAACGGTGCGCTTTCGGCTGACGCACAGTCCCGCACGGCCGGTCGTCGAGCCGGTGCTGAAGCGCCTCTGGTTCACGCCGACGCGCGATTGGCTCGGGTTCACGCTTGCGAAGGGCGTGAAGTTGCCCGCCGCGACGGTGGGCGGCGTCAGGTTTCGTAACGCGGTCGAAGCAGATCTCGCCGACCTCGTCCGCATCGACGATGAAGCGTTTCCGAAGACGCCGATCGGGGTGGATGACATGCGCGATCGGCTGCGCAATAAGCGCGTCGAAGTGCTGGTCGCGACGGCCGGTAAAGGGATCGCAGGCTTCCATCTCATCGAAAAGCCGGAAGAAGGTGTTGGCTGGATCAGCGTGCTCGCGGTCGCCGCGGACGAGCGCGGGCGCGGCATCGGGCGGGCGCTCACGATTCGGGCGGCGAAGCGCCTGTTCGCGCTGGGCGCGAGCGACGCCGGGCTTTCGACCGACGAGGAGAGCGCGCCCGCGATCCGGCTGTACGTAAACCTGGGCTTTCGCCAGGACCGCGCAGGCCGTGACTACTCGCGACCGACGGATCCGCGGCGCATCGAACAGATGCGCGTCGAAGGCGAGGGGACGCTGATCCGCTTCGGCGGCTGGCGCTAG
- the dapF gene encoding diaminopimelate epimerase, which translates to MDFVKLQGTGNDFVVLDARRLDRDWETLARAMCDRHFGIGGDGLILAAPSDVADVRMRIFNADGSEAEMSGNGMRCLVKFVVDTGIVSPRDEEFDVETGAGVLRVRVVTQAGRVTRVREGMGRPHLDPRDIPVAIEAAPPVKSFDLDVDGRTIPVTPVSMGNPHAVYFQDAAVEDYPLHDMGPLVEHHAVFPKRTNFEVVRMLGRDRAEMRVWERGVGETLSCGSGASATMVAARLRDLADDALALRVPGGVLHLEWDGEGEVILTGPVEESFRGVWSR; encoded by the coding sequence ATGGACTTTGTGAAGCTGCAGGGCACCGGCAACGACTTCGTCGTGCTCGACGCGCGTCGCCTCGACCGCGACTGGGAGACGCTCGCCCGTGCGATGTGCGATCGGCACTTCGGCATCGGCGGCGACGGTCTGATCCTGGCGGCGCCGTCCGACGTGGCCGACGTCCGGATGCGGATCTTCAACGCGGATGGCTCCGAAGCCGAGATGTCCGGTAACGGCATGCGCTGCCTCGTGAAGTTCGTCGTCGATACGGGTATCGTCTCGCCGCGCGATGAGGAGTTCGACGTGGAGACGGGCGCCGGCGTGCTGCGCGTGCGCGTCGTGACGCAAGCGGGACGCGTGACGAGGGTGCGCGAGGGCATGGGCAGGCCGCACCTCGACCCGCGCGACATCCCGGTGGCGATCGAGGCAGCGCCGCCGGTGAAGAGCTTCGACCTGGACGTCGATGGCCGCACCATCCCGGTGACGCCCGTATCGATGGGCAACCCGCACGCCGTGTACTTCCAAGATGCGGCGGTCGAAGACTATCCGCTCCACGACATGGGGCCGCTGGTGGAACATCATGCGGTGTTTCCGAAGCGCACGAACTTCGAAGTCGTGCGCATGCTCGGACGCGACCGCGCCGAGATGCGCGTGTGGGAACGTGGCGTCGGCGAAACACTGTCGTGCGGCTCCGGCGCGTCGGCAACGATGGTCGCCGCGCGTCTGCGCGACCTTGCGGACGACGCGCTTGCATTGCGCGTGCCAGGCGGCGTGCTGCACCTCGAATGGGACGGCGAAGGGGAGGTCATCTTGACCGGCCCGGTCGAAGAGTCGTTCCGCGGCGTTTGGTCCCGCTGA
- the miaA gene encoding tRNA (adenosine(37)-N6)-dimethylallyltransferase MiaA, with the protein MRERLVAIVGATATGKTALGIELAQRFNGEIVNGDSRQVYREMDIGTAKATADERQRARHWLIDAVAPDEPFTLAAYLDLANAALGDIWARGKLPIVAGGTGQYVWALLEGWRVPRVPPDRKLRSELEALAEREGPDALFEALRREDPSSAETIDARNVRRVIRAIEVTRATGRPFSAWREKRQPNFDAAILGLRMERERLHARIDERVDEMMAAGLVDEVRRLNAAGYECSLPSMSSIGYRQICEHLAGECSLEEAVARIKTETHRLARMQETWFREADPRIRRLDVSSPALVAEASAAVERAFASG; encoded by the coding sequence ATGCGCGAACGACTCGTCGCGATCGTCGGCGCCACGGCGACCGGCAAGACGGCGCTCGGCATCGAGTTGGCGCAGCGATTCAACGGGGAGATCGTCAACGGCGACTCGCGGCAGGTCTATCGCGAGATGGACATCGGTACGGCCAAGGCGACGGCGGACGAACGGCAACGTGCCCGGCACTGGTTGATCGACGCGGTCGCGCCTGACGAGCCGTTCACGCTCGCTGCGTATCTCGATCTCGCGAACGCAGCCCTCGGCGACATCTGGGCGCGCGGAAAATTGCCGATTGTAGCCGGTGGCACCGGGCAGTACGTATGGGCGCTGCTCGAAGGTTGGCGCGTGCCGCGCGTGCCGCCCGACCGCAAGCTGCGGTCCGAACTGGAAGCACTGGCCGAGCGTGAAGGTCCGGATGCGCTGTTCGAGGCGCTGCGCCGCGAAGACCCGTCGAGCGCGGAGACGATCGACGCGCGGAACGTCCGGCGTGTGATCCGGGCGATTGAGGTGACGCGCGCAACGGGACGCCCCTTCAGCGCATGGCGCGAGAAGCGACAGCCGAATTTCGATGCAGCGATCCTGGGGCTGCGGATGGAGCGCGAACGGCTGCACGCGCGCATCGACGAGCGCGTCGATGAGATGATGGCGGCCGGACTCGTCGACGAAGTGCGGCGGCTGAACGCGGCGGGCTATGAGTGCAGCCTGCCGTCGATGAGCAGCATCGGCTATCGCCAGATCTGCGAGCATCTTGCCGGCGAGTGCTCGTTGGAGGAGGCGGTGGCGCGCATCAAGACGGAGACGCACCGGCTGGCGCGGATGCAGGAGACCTGGTTTCGTGAGGCCGATCCGCGCATCCGCAGGCTTGATGTGAGTTCGCCTGCCCTGGTTGCCGAGGCGAGCGCGGCCGTCGAGCGAGCGTTCGCTTCCGGATAG
- the tpiA gene encoding triose-phosphate isomerase gives MARTPIITGNWKMNTLRSEAIALARGIVERCDAMAGVEKIVCPPYVYLHDVQDALDGSSVRLAAQNVYWDEKGAFTGEISVTQIAEVAEYVLIGHSERRQFFGETDETVNRRTKAALAHGLKPIVCVGETLDQRQGGETNDVLVRQTHAGLAGVEVGADFVIAYEPVWAIGTGLAADGATAEEAIALIRHTVGQIAGAVADDVRILYGGSVTPDNVAEFMGQPDIDGGLVGGASLKADSFAAMVEATADVYARA, from the coding sequence ATGGCACGAACACCGATCATAACCGGCAACTGGAAGATGAATACGCTGCGGAGCGAAGCGATTGCACTCGCGCGAGGCATCGTCGAGCGGTGCGATGCGATGGCCGGCGTCGAAAAGATCGTCTGCCCGCCGTACGTTTACCTGCACGATGTGCAAGACGCGCTGGACGGCTCTTCGGTGCGGTTGGCGGCGCAGAACGTGTACTGGGACGAGAAGGGTGCGTTCACGGGCGAGATCAGCGTCACGCAAATCGCCGAGGTCGCCGAGTATGTGCTGATCGGGCATAGCGAACGGCGGCAGTTCTTCGGCGAGACGGATGAGACCGTGAACCGCCGCACCAAGGCCGCGCTCGCCCACGGCCTGAAGCCGATCGTATGCGTCGGCGAAACGCTCGATCAGCGACAGGGCGGCGAGACGAACGATGTGCTGGTGCGGCAGACGCACGCCGGCCTGGCGGGCGTCGAGGTTGGCGCGGACTTCGTGATCGCGTACGAGCCTGTGTGGGCGATCGGCACGGGGCTGGCGGCCGACGGCGCCACGGCTGAGGAAGCGATCGCGCTGATCCGTCACACCGTCGGCCAAATCGCCGGCGCGGTCGCCGACGATGTGCGCATTCTCTACGGCGGTTCGGTGACGCCGGATAACGTCGCGGAGTTCATGGGGCAGCCGGATATCGATGGCGGGCTGGTCGGCGGGGCGTCGCTGAAGGCGGATTCGTTCGCGGCGATGGTCGAGGCAACCGCCGACGTCTACGCGCGCGCCTGA
- a CDS encoding 2,3-bisphosphoglycerate-independent phosphoglycerate mutase, with the protein MDLELLRELSVPNNTKILLLVIDGLGGLPNESGRSELEAAHIPHLDRLARESMCGLTIPVAHGVTPGSGPGHLALFGYDPLVYQVGRGVLEALGIDFDLQATDVAARGNFCTVGSDGRITDRRAGRIPTEQAAPLCEILSKIELPGVRVFVEPVRDHRFLLVLRGEGLSDHLTETDPQREGAAPLSVRATSPEAEATAALLNAFIAEASTELAGREPANMLTLRGLAKRPPMPSIAEICKFRPAAIAAYPMYRGLAKLVGMEIIATGGTFADEIQTLNEHWDDHDFFFIHFKAADAAGEDGDYQAKIAALEEIDGFIDDLHALQADVFMVAGDHSTPAVVAGHSWHSVPFLFHAKEYLRHDHSEGFNEKACANGTLGTFPAKEILSLALAHAGRLTKYGA; encoded by the coding sequence GTGGACCTCGAACTACTTCGCGAGCTCTCCGTCCCCAACAACACGAAGATTCTTCTGCTGGTAATCGACGGCCTCGGCGGCCTGCCGAATGAGAGCGGGCGTTCGGAATTAGAAGCGGCGCATATCCCGCACCTCGACCGGCTCGCGCGCGAGAGCATGTGCGGGCTAACGATCCCGGTGGCGCATGGTGTGACGCCGGGGAGCGGGCCGGGGCATCTCGCGCTCTTCGGCTACGACCCGCTCGTATACCAGGTCGGGCGGGGCGTGCTCGAAGCGCTTGGCATTGACTTCGACCTGCAGGCGACGGACGTGGCGGCGCGCGGCAATTTTTGTACCGTCGGCAGTGACGGGCGCATCACGGACCGGCGCGCCGGACGTATTCCCACCGAGCAGGCGGCGCCGCTGTGCGAGATCCTCAGCAAGATCGAGCTTCCGGGTGTGCGGGTGTTCGTCGAGCCGGTGCGGGATCATCGGTTTCTTCTCGTGCTGCGCGGCGAGGGCCTGTCGGACCACCTGACCGAGACGGACCCGCAGCGCGAGGGCGCCGCGCCGCTGTCCGTGCGTGCAACTTCGCCGGAAGCAGAAGCGACGGCGGCGCTGCTCAACGCATTTATCGCCGAGGCGTCGACAGAGCTTGCGGGGCGGGAGCCGGCGAACATGCTGACGTTGCGGGGACTCGCGAAGCGCCCGCCGATGCCGTCCATCGCGGAGATCTGCAAGTTTCGGCCAGCGGCGATCGCGGCGTACCCGATGTACCGCGGGCTGGCGAAGCTCGTCGGGATGGAGATCATCGCGACGGGAGGGACGTTCGCGGACGAGATACAGACGTTGAACGAGCACTGGGACGATCACGACTTCTTTTTCATTCACTTCAAGGCGGCGGACGCTGCGGGCGAAGACGGCGACTACCAGGCGAAGATCGCCGCGCTCGAGGAGATCGACGGCTTCATCGATGACCTGCACGCGCTGCAGGCGGATGTATTCATGGTGGCCGGCGATCACAGCACGCCGGCGGTGGTGGCGGGGCATTCGTGGCATTCGGTGCCGTTCCTTTTCCACGCGAAGGAGTACCTGCGGCACGACCACTCGGAGGGCTTCAACGAGAAGGCGTGCGCGAACGGCACACTGGGCACCTTTCCCGCGAAAGAGATCCTGTCGTTGGCACTGGCGCACGCGGGCCGGCTGACGAAGTACGGAGCGTGA
- a CDS encoding DUF2905 domain-containing protein, which produces MNGVATALVFTGIAIVLLGLLLLGASRLGFGRLPGDIAIEGDNVRVYAPIVSMIVVSIVLTIVLNVALRIWR; this is translated from the coding sequence ATGAACGGCGTCGCGACAGCGCTCGTGTTCACCGGTATCGCCATCGTCCTGCTCGGTTTGCTCCTGCTGGGTGCATCCAGGCTCGGCTTCGGGCGCCTCCCGGGGGACATCGCGATCGAGGGCGACAACGTCCGCGTGTACGCGCCGATCGTCAGCATGATCGTCGTGAGCATCGTCCTCACGATCGTGTTGAACGTCGCGCTGCGCATCTGGCGCTGA
- a CDS encoding acyltransferase translates to MRERDDASGGRLPSIDILRGVAILWVVLFHIWGDIEFFPGAPSDYYSHFTGEVSDGNAWDSFTAFTDLLFRLGFQGVPLFMMISGISLTVAAYRAGDRIDWPRFFLQRFRKLMVPYWAGVALTYLVIAGIAWRQTQVGDLSFGAAFTGGVTISRYSVIDVDWGVAFASFALVPRLTEDQWFFAPQLALWFVGLIAQYYLLFPLLFFVMKRAGVVAFVVATFGMTVAANWWIVDRYGAPEFEFALVTGWAPFRLFEFTAGMGIGWLLAAPSRERERALAMVRHPATILLLLAFGIAAHTTGDLLIGRWAARYWQSMALPLSTLGLAMMALPLLVRRPGAFEASAIMRGMIALGVMSYTLLIVSDAMRLVASQIRVETGEGAVWWTFVVAVYVPLTVLLAWPMAHLLGLMPRKRPAPFEALPDALPAPAVEHEEALAPAGAR, encoded by the coding sequence TTGCGCGAACGTGACGACGCTTCGGGCGGCCGCCTGCCTTCGATCGACATTCTGCGGGGCGTGGCGATCCTGTGGGTGGTGCTGTTCCACATTTGGGGCGACATCGAATTCTTTCCGGGCGCCCCGAGCGACTACTACAGCCACTTCACCGGTGAAGTGTCCGACGGCAACGCGTGGGATTCGTTCACGGCATTTACGGATCTGCTGTTCAGGCTCGGCTTCCAGGGCGTGCCCCTGTTCATGATGATCAGCGGTATCTCGCTCACCGTCGCGGCCTATCGCGCGGGCGACCGCATCGATTGGCCGCGCTTCTTCTTGCAGCGTTTCCGGAAGCTGATGGTGCCGTACTGGGCGGGCGTGGCGCTGACGTATCTCGTGATCGCAGGGATCGCGTGGCGGCAGACGCAGGTCGGCGATCTGTCCTTCGGCGCCGCGTTCACCGGCGGCGTCACGATCTCGCGGTACAGCGTCATCGACGTCGACTGGGGCGTCGCGTTCGCGAGTTTCGCACTGGTCCCGCGGCTCACGGAAGATCAATGGTTCTTCGCGCCACAATTGGCGCTCTGGTTCGTCGGCCTGATCGCGCAGTACTATCTGCTGTTCCCATTGCTGTTCTTCGTGATGAAGCGGGCCGGCGTCGTGGCGTTCGTCGTGGCGACGTTCGGTATGACGGTGGCTGCCAACTGGTGGATCGTCGACCGGTACGGGGCACCGGAGTTCGAGTTCGCGCTGGTGACGGGATGGGCGCCGTTCCGGCTGTTCGAGTTCACGGCGGGCATGGGCATCGGCTGGCTGCTCGCCGCACCCTCGCGCGAGCGTGAGCGCGCGCTTGCGATGGTCCGTCATCCGGCGACGATCCTGCTGCTGTTGGCGTTCGGGATCGCCGCCCACACGACGGGCGACCTGCTCATTGGCCGCTGGGCGGCGCGCTACTGGCAATCGATGGCGCTGCCGCTCTCCACGCTCGGCCTGGCGATGATGGCGCTGCCGTTGCTCGTGCGGCGGCCCGGCGCATTCGAGGCGAGCGCCATCATGCGCGGAATGATCGCGCTGGGGGTGATGTCGTACACGCTCCTCATCGTCAGCGACGCGATGCGGCTCGTCGCGAGCCAGATCCGCGTCGAGACGGGGGAGGGTGCCGTCTGGTGGACCTTCGTGGTGGCCGTCTACGTGCCGCTCACTGTCCTGCTCGCCTGGCCGATGGCGCACCTGCTCGGGTTGATGCCGCGCAAGCGTCCGGCGCCGTTCGAGGCGTTGCCGGATGCGCTGCCTGCGCCGGCCGTCGAGCACGAGGAAGCGCTGGCGCCGGCGGGCGCGCGCTGA
- a CDS encoding DUF72 domain-containing protein, translating into MTVYIGTSGWQYKHWLGRFYPRKPRTPDDLVFYAERFQTVEANGTFYRLPEARTFEDWAMRTPGDFVFAMKASRFLTHIKRLKEPREAVERMMERASKLGAKVGPVLLQLPPDFRWDVDRLRGVLDAFGDVAPGIRIAVEFRHDSWFVDDVRRLLEQRDAALCIADRGSKLITPAWRTASWGYVRFHEGRASPRPSYGRAALASRAEMLSEIFGADADVYAYFNNDPLGCALRDASAFAIACERVGLHATRVAAASDVRAG; encoded by the coding sequence ATGACGGTATACATCGGTACGTCGGGATGGCAGTACAAGCACTGGCTCGGCCGCTTCTATCCGCGCAAGCCGCGCACGCCGGATGATCTGGTGTTCTACGCTGAGCGCTTTCAGACGGTCGAAGCGAACGGCACGTTTTACCGCCTGCCGGAGGCGCGCACGTTCGAGGACTGGGCGATGCGGACGCCCGGTGACTTCGTCTTTGCCATGAAGGCAAGCCGCTTCCTGACGCACATCAAGCGCCTGAAGGAGCCGCGCGAGGCAGTCGAGCGCATGATGGAGCGCGCGTCGAAGCTCGGGGCGAAGGTTGGCCCCGTGCTGCTTCAACTGCCGCCTGACTTTCGGTGGGATGTGGATCGCCTGCGGGGCGTGCTCGACGCGTTCGGCGATGTTGCGCCGGGCATCCGCATCGCGGTGGAGTTTCGCCACGATAGCTGGTTCGTCGACGACGTGCGCAGGCTGCTGGAGCAGCGTGACGCGGCATTGTGCATCGCGGACCGCGGGTCGAAGTTGATCACGCCGGCGTGGCGGACGGCCTCGTGGGGCTACGTGCGTTTCCACGAGGGCCGTGCTTCGCCGAGGCCGTCCTACGGGCGGGCGGCGCTGGCCTCGCGGGCGGAGATGCTGAGCGAGATCTTTGGCGCGGACGCCGACGTGTACGCGTACTTCAACAATGATCCGCTTGGCTGCGCGCTGCGCGATGCGTCGGCCTTTGCTATCGCATGCGAGCGCGTTGGGCTGCACGCGACGCGCGTGGCGGCGGCGAGTGACGTTCGTGCGGGCTGA
- the purU gene encoding formyltetrahydrofolate deformylase, translating into MPRQPVTAVLLISCRDQKGLVAAVSDFLYRNNGNITHADQHTDREENVFLQRVEWELEGFAIPRDDIASAFQPIAVRFGMEWTLRFSDYVPRLAILVSKLPHCLYDVLARWRLGEFEAEIPLVISNHEDARPIVEGFALRYEVLSVTPEAKREQEHRIAALIDAERVDLVILARYMQILSDEFVSRYPNRIINIHHSFLPAFAGARPYHQAHERGVKIIGATAHYATRDLDQGPIIDQDVTRVSHRDSVDDLVRKGRDLEKIVLARAVDLHLRNRIVVYGNKTVIFD; encoded by the coding sequence ATGCCCAGGCAGCCCGTCACCGCCGTCCTGCTCATCTCGTGCCGTGACCAGAAGGGCCTTGTCGCCGCCGTCTCCGACTTCCTCTACCGCAACAACGGCAACATCACGCACGCCGATCAGCACACCGACCGCGAAGAGAACGTCTTCCTCCAGCGCGTCGAATGGGAACTCGAAGGTTTCGCGATCCCGCGCGACGATATCGCGTCTGCGTTTCAGCCGATCGCCGTGCGTTTCGGCATGGAGTGGACGCTCCGCTTCTCTGACTACGTGCCCCGCCTCGCCATCCTCGTTTCGAAGCTGCCCCATTGCCTGTACGACGTCCTCGCCCGCTGGCGTCTCGGCGAGTTCGAAGCGGAGATCCCGCTCGTCATCAGCAACCACGAAGATGCGCGTCCAATCGTCGAGGGCTTCGCCCTGCGCTACGAAGTCCTGTCCGTTACGCCAGAAGCTAAGCGCGAACAAGAACACCGCATCGCTGCGCTGATCGATGCGGAGCGCGTCGACCTCGTGATCCTGGCGCGCTACATGCAGATCCTCAGCGATGAGTTCGTCTCGCGATATCCCAATCGCATCATCAATATCCATCATTCATTCTTGCCGGCGTTCGCCGGTGCGCGACCCTACCACCAGGCGCACGAACGCGGCGTCAAGATCATCGGCGCCACCGCGCACTACGCGACACGCGACCTCGACCAGGGCCCGATCATCGACCAGGATGTCACCCGCGTCAGCCACCGCGATTCCGTCGACGACCTGGTTCGCAAAGGCCGCGATCTCGAAAAAATCGTGCTCGCGCGCGCCGTCGATCTGCATCTGCGCAATCGCATCGTCGTCTACGGCAACAAGACCGTCATCTTCGACTGA
- a CDS encoding DUF6886 family protein: MPLYHFSEDPSIELFRPHVPEHRPEVEALVWAIDAWHAPMYYFPRQCPRACFWPGEQTTDDDRERWFGGVDAKMVIAIESEWLARVRTTTLLRYTMPDETFTPHGDASGHWSSRETIVPLGVEPVGDLLDALAASSVELRITPRLDELWRAVIASTLEFSGTRLRNAQGWIDASD, from the coding sequence GTGCCGCTCTATCACTTCAGCGAAGATCCCAGCATCGAGCTGTTCCGTCCGCACGTACCCGAGCACCGCCCTGAGGTCGAGGCGCTGGTGTGGGCGATCGATGCATGGCACGCGCCGATGTACTACTTCCCGCGGCAATGCCCGCGCGCGTGCTTCTGGCCCGGCGAGCAGACGACCGACGACGACCGCGAGCGCTGGTTCGGCGGCGTCGATGCGAAGATGGTGATCGCGATCGAGTCTGAGTGGCTTGCACGCGTCCGCACGACGACGCTGCTTCGCTACACGATGCCGGATGAGACGTTCACGCCGCATGGCGACGCGTCGGGGCACTGGAGCAGCCGCGAAACGATCGTGCCGCTTGGGGTCGAGCCGGTGGGCGACCTGCTCGATGCGCTCGCGGCGTCGAGCGTCGAGTTGCGAATCACGCCGCGGCTGGACGAACTGTGGCGGGCCGTCATTGCTTCGACGCTGGAGTTTTCGGGCACGCGTCTGCGGAATGCGCAGGGGTGGATCGACGCTTCGGATTGA
- a CDS encoding amidase: MRPWLDDACSLADAIRKGDVRATAALEASLEAIAASELNAVVYLDAEGARRRAEEVDRAVAAGEDVGPFGGVPLLVKDLEDARGMPTTHGSVVYRDNVVDHDSLHVERLRAAGAVIAGKSAAPEFGLVAYTATKVHGVTRNPWNLERTPAGSSGGSAAAVAGGLVPLATASDGGGSIRLPAAYTGLVGLKGSFGRIPRGPHAKTGSLTSVWGTVSRSVRDTARWMDVASGYHPRDMLSLPRVDGWERDLGTRDLRGLRVTLKPDLGNAVIDPMVEKIVVEAAEHLIAETGMKRVDATVRMPEKGRAWAAAGAAGLWADLKQFWPDCEPDLTFEIAGSMRLLQEYRVWSEAAVQKFRMIMNEAMCDVFEQTDVVLCAVSPYEPFKAEGPMPREVNGEKVDPYNGGALTIPGNVSGFPAISIPAGLSPIGLPIGLQAYAARHDDKLLLELALVMERMRPWPLVAAGAPI, from the coding sequence ATGCGACCATGGCTCGATGACGCGTGCTCACTCGCCGACGCTATTCGCAAGGGCGACGTGCGCGCCACGGCCGCGCTGGAAGCGTCGCTCGAAGCGATCGCGGCATCGGAACTGAACGCCGTCGTGTATCTCGATGCCGAGGGCGCACGGCGGCGGGCGGAAGAGGTCGATCGCGCCGTCGCGGCCGGCGAGGATGTCGGGCCGTTCGGCGGCGTGCCGCTGCTTGTGAAAGACCTCGAGGACGCGCGGGGCATGCCTACGACGCACGGTTCGGTCGTCTACAGGGACAACGTGGTCGATCACGATTCCCTCCACGTCGAGCGGCTGCGCGCGGCGGGGGCGGTGATCGCCGGCAAGTCGGCGGCGCCGGAGTTCGGGCTCGTGGCGTACACGGCGACGAAGGTACACGGCGTGACGCGCAATCCGTGGAACCTCGAACGCACGCCGGCGGGATCGTCGGGCGGTTCGGCGGCGGCGGTCGCGGGCGGGCTGGTGCCACTGGCGACAGCGAGCGACGGCGGCGGATCGATACGTCTGCCCGCGGCGTACACGGGGCTCGTCGGGCTGAAGGGGTCGTTTGGGCGCATCCCGCGCGGCCCGCATGCAAAGACGGGGTCGCTGACGAGCGTCTGGGGCACGGTGAGTCGGAGCGTGCGCGACACGGCTCGATGGATGGACGTCGCGTCCGGCTATCACCCGCGCGACATGCTGAGCCTGCCGCGGGTCGATGGCTGGGAGCGCGATCTCGGCACGCGCGACCTACGTGGGCTGCGCGTGACGCTGAAGCCGGACCTTGGCAACGCCGTCATCGATCCGATGGTCGAGAAGATCGTCGTCGAAGCGGCGGAGCACCTGATCGCCGAGACCGGCATGAAGCGCGTCGATGCGACGGTGCGGATGCCGGAGAAGGGGCGGGCGTGGGCGGCGGCTGGCGCGGCGGGCCTCTGGGCGGATTTGAAGCAGTTCTGGCCCGACTGCGAACCGGACCTGACGTTCGAGATCGCCGGAAGCATGCGTCTGCTGCAGGAGTACCGCGTCTGGTCCGAGGCCGCGGTGCAGAAGTTCCGCATGATCATGAACGAAGCGATGTGCGATGTGTTCGAGCAGACTGATGTGGTCCTGTGCGCCGTCAGTCCTTATGAGCCGTTCAAGGCTGAGGGCCCGATGCCCCGCGAGGTCAACGGTGAGAAGGTCGATCCGTATAACGGCGGCGCGCTGACGATCCCGGGCAACGTCTCCGGGTTCCCGGCGATCTCGATCCCGGCGGGGTTATCGCCGATCGGACTGCCGATCGGATTGCAGGCGTATGCCGCGCGGCACGACGACAAGCTGCTGTTGGAGCTGGCGCTCGTAATGGAGCGGATGCGTCCGTGGCCGCTCGTCGCAGCGGGGGCGCCGATCTAG